A section of the Pseudomonas fluorescens genome encodes:
- a CDS encoding phage tail protein I: MSEASSLLPANSSPLEKALDLGFGRLLERVVPPFPALMNPLQTPAPFLPYLAADRGVSEWNASGDETEKRLTVALSWQIQRQAGTPRALSHAVESLGFTPNILAWYQQHPQAQPYTFDVQAIIGRSWSSGDHNRLIRRINAAKSERDLATITLVHEVLGGLPITGVAHRALNDGELSLWGALPELKLSSRLNSAGVAQHYTINDYDLRAQP, encoded by the coding sequence ATGAGTGAAGCATCCAGCCTGTTGCCCGCCAACAGCTCACCGCTGGAGAAGGCGCTGGACCTGGGTTTTGGCCGACTGCTCGAACGGGTCGTGCCGCCATTCCCGGCGCTGATGAACCCGCTGCAAACGCCAGCGCCATTCTTGCCTTACCTGGCCGCCGACCGTGGCGTCAGCGAATGGAATGCCTCTGGCGACGAAACCGAAAAACGCCTCACCGTGGCCCTGTCCTGGCAGATCCAGCGCCAGGCCGGTACGCCCCGGGCCTTGAGTCACGCGGTCGAATCCCTTGGGTTCACCCCCAATATCCTGGCCTGGTACCAACAGCACCCGCAGGCCCAGCCCTACACCTTCGACGTGCAGGCGATCATTGGCCGCAGCTGGTCCAGTGGCGATCACAACCGCCTGATCCGCCGCATCAACGCGGCCAAGAGCGAGCGCGACCTGGCCACCATCACCCTGGTGCATGAGGTGCTGGGGGGGCTGCCGATTACCGGCGTCGCCCACCGGGCGCTGAACGACGGCGAACTGTCGCTGTGGGGTGCCTTGCCGGAACTCAAGCTCAGTTCAAGGCTTAACAGTGCGGGCGTCGCCCAGCACTACACCATTAACGACTACGACCTCAGGGCGCAGCCATGA
- a CDS encoding phage tail protein: MTDDITRLVRFTSKGLDEVLQAKNQGLKGQITHIAAGTGRYTPTGNETALRDERQRVAIVDYEDLGDRQLRMAALFDGDGEYEIGEFGFYLASGTLLAVYSVAGQLLTYKAAAARVLQKFTLDISPLPADSVTIVVGSENLNVLLTEEIAELATASVDNMARHVGVLFRVVALEAK; encoded by the coding sequence ATGACCGATGACATTACGCGCCTGGTGCGCTTCACCTCCAAGGGTTTGGATGAAGTGCTGCAGGCAAAGAACCAAGGCTTGAAAGGCCAAATCACCCACATCGCCGCTGGCACCGGCCGCTACACCCCCACCGGCAACGAAACCGCCCTGCGCGATGAGCGCCAGCGTGTGGCGATTGTGGATTACGAAGACCTGGGCGACCGCCAACTGCGCATGGCTGCACTGTTTGATGGCGATGGCGAGTATGAGATTGGCGAGTTCGGATTTTACCTCGCCAGTGGAACGTTGTTGGCCGTGTATTCGGTGGCGGGGCAGTTGCTGACGTATAAGGCGGCGGCAGCGCGGGTGTTGCAGAAGTTTACGTTGGATATCTCGCCGTTGCCGGCGGATAGCGTGACGATTGTGGTGGGGAGTGAAAATTTGAATGTATTGTTGACCGAGGAAATCGCAGAACTTGCCACCGCCAGTGTTGACAATATGGCTCGGCATGTCGGCGTTCTATTTCGAGTCGTGGCACTGGAAGCCAAGTGA